A section of the Primulina eburnea isolate SZY01 chromosome 1, ASM2296580v1, whole genome shotgun sequence genome encodes:
- the LOC140807414 gene encoding uncharacterized protein, translated as MGDFNNVLSKNEKKGGLPVKNYETKDFVDCVASLDLLDLPSTVDFVAPGCISDHTLAIVSMFEQRKQLPKQFNFFNMWTMYDDFRELITANWKFCGYGIAQYMLKQKFLALKKPLQTLNRNKFSSISARASAMKNKLENLQLKLLEDGDRATNYAEIQRQTVIMLEAERMFIAQKAKIPYLKQGDRCTKFFHDLIKINHKRNAIISLTRLDGSICDDPKDIADCFVEYY; from the exons ATGGGAGATTTCAATAATGTGTTAtcaaaaaatgagaaaaaaggTGGCTTACCTGTAAAAAATTATGAAACCAAAGACTTTGTGGATTGTGTTGCTTCTCTAGATTTGCTAGATCTTCCATCTACAG TTGATTTTGTTGCTCCTGGTTGTATCTCGGACCATACTCTTGCAATTGTCTCGATGTTCGAACAGCGTAAACAACTGCCCAAACAGTTCAACTTCTTTAATATGTGGACAATGTATGATGACTTTCGGGAATTAATCACGGCAAATTGGAAATTTTGTGGGTATGGTATAGCTCAATACATGCTTAAGCAGAAATTCTTAGCTCTCAAGAAGCCTCTACAGACGCTGAACAGAAACAAGTTTAGCAGCATCTCGGCTAGGGCTAGTGCAATGAAAAACAAGCTGGAAAATTTGCAGCTTAAATTGCTGGAAGATGGGGACAGGGCAACTAACTATGCTGAAATACAAAGACAAACTGTGATCATGTTAGAGGCAGAAAGAATGTTCATAGCCCAAAAAGCCAAGATACCATACTTGAAACAAGGTGATCGATGCACAAAATTTTTCCATGATTTGATCAAAATAAATCACAAACGGAATGCGATTATTTCACTTACTCGGTTGGATGGCAGCATTTGCGACGACCCAAAGGATATAGCAGATTGCTTTGTTGAATACTACTAG